The proteins below are encoded in one region of Streptomyces ficellus:
- the pulA gene encoding pullulanase-type alpha-1,6-glucosidase, giving the protein MRPPSPPRAPRGPRTPRRAAAALAAATLAALVPALPATAAPKPPAPPSDKALAAAPARHDLTREQFYFVLPDRFANGDPRNDRGGLTGTRLTTGHDPTDKGFYQGGDLKGLTDRLDYIKGLGTTAIWMAPIFKNQPVQGEGKDASAGYHGYWITDFTQVDPHFGTNADLEKLIDKAHSKGMKVFFDVITNHTADVVDYQEKSYSYLSKGAFPYLTKDGVPFDDADYADGTRRFPETDRDSFPRTPVVPDAKRNLKVPAWLNDPEMYHNRGDSTFAGESSTQGDFAGLDDLWTERPEVVDGMEKIYQRWVRDFDIDGFRVDTVKHVNSEFWTQWATALDAYAAKRGRDDFFMFGEVYSADPAVTAPYVTRGRLDATLDFPFQDAARRYASQGGPAGKLSELFAQDYRYTTDKANAYESVSFLGNHDMGRFGTFLKQDNADADDTELLNRYRLANELMFLSRGNPVVYYGDEQGFTGAGGDKDARQTLFASKTADYLDDDQLGTDRTHATAAYDTRHPLYRSIAALSRLTKAHPALRDGVQTERHADTGQGVYAFSRTDTTSRTEYVVAVNNATTPKTVELSTDSPDTAFRHLYGGTGTVTSSGDTLKLTVPALSSVVLKAARPVPAPATAPTLTLKAPPAGATGTVELTADVSGGGLNRVVFAAQTGNGTWQTLGSADHAPYKVTHTVTAPAGTPLRYKAVAVDSRGRTASDLATSTAGQAPEPGEPGAVDRDHAVVHYQRPDGDYDGWTLRTGNTTAAFTGRDAYGAFAWVKVEDGATTVPYTVEKDGTADGPRRTLDLAATGEVWVKQGADGQTDKAPDGAYPPQDPGKAVIHYHRPDGNYDGWGLHTWTGAATPTDWAKPLQPVKKDAFGITFEVPLAAGATSLSYIVHKGDEKDIPADRSLDFGTHGKEVFLLTGDSGYLLPTTGAAPAPDLTKAEAQWIDANTVVWKVKSAPGTSQQLVYARDGGITAPGGALSDEGRWLRLNPAALTDAQKAKYPHLKEYPAFTLDPRDRDRVRDALRGRLVATHRAPNGALLAATGVQIPGVLDDLYGTKAQAKSLGPVFRKGTPTLSVWAPTAQGVALELDGRRVAMKRDAATGVWSATGSKSWRNKPYRYEVKVWAPSVQKVVTNKVTDPYSTALTADSTHSLVTDLTDPALAPAGWNTLRKPAATPLRDAQIQELHVRDFSVADRTAKHPGGYLAFTDTASDGMKHLRKLAGSGTSYVHLLPVFDIGTIPEKKSGQATPGCDLASYPPDSEQQQACVSKAAAKDAFNWGYDPLHYTVPEGSYASDPDGTRRTVEFRQMVQGLNKAGLRTVMDVVYNHTVASGQADKSVLDKIVPGYYQRLLADGTVATSTCCANTAPENTMMGKLVVDSVVTWAKEYKVDGFRFDLMGHHPKANMLAVREALDGLTLAKDGVDGKKIILYGEGWNFGEIADDARFVQATQKNMAGTGIATFSDRARDAVRGGGPFDADPGVQGFASGLFTDPNTSKANGTPAEQKARLLHYQDLIKVGLTGNLASYRFTDTSGKSVKGSEVDYNGAPAGYAAAPGDALAYADAHDNETLYDALAFKLPAATSPDDRARMQVLAMATAALSQGPALSQAGTDLLRSKSLDRNSYDSGDWFNVLNWDCRAGNGFGRGLPPAADNKDKWSFGKPLLTSPSLTVGCPQITGASAAYRDLLKLRTTEKAFSLTTADAVQSALSFPLSGEDETPGVITMRLGDLVVVFNATPERQAQTVPALAGTGHTLHPVQAHGSDATVKTSAYETATGTFTVPARTVAVFTQR; this is encoded by the coding sequence ATACGCCCCCCATCCCCGCCACGCGCCCCGCGCGGCCCGCGCACCCCGCGCAGGGCCGCGGCCGCCCTCGCGGCGGCGACGCTCGCCGCGCTCGTCCCGGCCCTGCCGGCGACCGCCGCGCCGAAGCCCCCCGCCCCGCCGTCCGACAAGGCGCTGGCCGCGGCCCCCGCCCGGCACGACCTCACCCGCGAGCAGTTCTACTTCGTGCTGCCCGACCGGTTCGCCAACGGCGACCCGCGCAACGACCGCGGCGGACTCACCGGCACCCGGCTCACCACCGGCCACGACCCCACGGACAAGGGCTTCTACCAGGGCGGTGACCTCAAGGGGCTCACCGACAGGCTCGACTACATCAAGGGCCTGGGCACCACCGCCATCTGGATGGCGCCCATCTTCAAGAACCAGCCCGTACAGGGCGAGGGCAAGGACGCCTCGGCCGGCTACCACGGCTACTGGATCACCGACTTCACCCAGGTCGACCCCCACTTCGGCACCAACGCCGACCTAGAGAAGCTGATCGACAAGGCCCACTCCAAGGGCATGAAGGTCTTCTTCGACGTCATCACCAACCACACCGCCGACGTCGTCGACTACCAGGAGAAGTCCTACAGCTACCTCTCCAAGGGCGCCTTCCCCTACCTCACCAAGGACGGCGTCCCCTTCGACGACGCCGACTACGCCGACGGCACCAGGCGCTTCCCCGAGACCGACCGCGACTCCTTCCCCCGCACCCCCGTCGTCCCCGACGCCAAAAGGAACCTCAAGGTCCCCGCCTGGCTCAACGACCCGGAGATGTACCACAACCGGGGCGACTCGACCTTCGCCGGGGAGTCCTCCACCCAGGGCGACTTCGCGGGCCTGGACGACCTGTGGACCGAGCGCCCCGAGGTCGTCGACGGCATGGAGAAGATCTACCAGCGCTGGGTGCGCGACTTCGACATCGACGGCTTCCGCGTCGACACCGTCAAGCACGTCAACTCCGAGTTCTGGACGCAGTGGGCCACCGCCCTCGACGCGTACGCCGCCAAGCGCGGCCGGGACGACTTCTTCATGTTCGGCGAGGTGTACTCCGCCGACCCGGCCGTCACCGCCCCCTACGTCACCCGCGGCCGGCTCGACGCCACCCTCGACTTCCCCTTCCAGGACGCCGCCCGCCGCTACGCCTCGCAAGGAGGCCCCGCCGGAAAGCTCTCCGAGCTGTTCGCGCAGGACTACCGCTACACCACCGACAAGGCCAACGCCTACGAGTCGGTGTCCTTCCTCGGCAACCACGACATGGGCCGCTTCGGCACCTTCCTGAAGCAGGACAACGCGGACGCCGACGACACCGAACTCCTGAACCGCTACCGGCTCGCCAACGAGCTGATGTTCCTCAGCCGCGGCAACCCCGTCGTCTACTACGGCGACGAACAGGGCTTCACCGGCGCCGGCGGCGACAAGGACGCCCGCCAGACCCTGTTCGCCTCGAAGACCGCCGACTACCTCGACGACGACCAGCTCGGCACCGACCGCACCCACGCCACCGCCGCGTACGACACCCGCCACCCCCTCTACCGCTCCATCGCCGCCCTCTCCCGCCTCACCAAGGCCCACCCGGCGCTGCGCGACGGCGTCCAGACCGAGCGGCACGCCGACACCGGCCAGGGCGTGTACGCCTTCTCCCGTACCGACACGACGTCCCGCACCGAGTACGTCGTCGCCGTCAACAACGCCACCACCCCCAAGACGGTGGAGCTCAGCACCGACTCCCCGGACACCGCGTTCCGCCACCTGTACGGCGGCACCGGCACGGTCACCAGCAGCGGCGACACGCTGAAGCTGACCGTCCCCGCCCTGTCCTCCGTGGTCCTCAAGGCGGCCAGGCCCGTCCCGGCCCCCGCGACCGCCCCCACCCTGACGCTCAAGGCCCCGCCCGCCGGCGCCACCGGCACCGTCGAACTCACCGCGGACGTCTCCGGCGGCGGCCTCAACCGGGTCGTCTTCGCCGCCCAGACCGGCAACGGGACGTGGCAGACGCTCGGCTCCGCCGACCACGCCCCCTACAAGGTCACCCACACCGTCACCGCCCCCGCCGGAACCCCCCTGCGCTACAAGGCCGTCGCCGTCGACAGCCGGGGCCGTACCGCGAGCGACCTCGCCACCAGCACCGCCGGACAGGCCCCGGAGCCCGGCGAGCCCGGCGCCGTCGACCGTGACCACGCCGTCGTCCACTACCAGCGCCCGGACGGCGACTACGACGGCTGGACGCTGAGGACGGGGAACACCACCGCCGCCTTCACCGGCCGTGACGCGTACGGCGCGTTCGCCTGGGTCAAGGTCGAGGACGGCGCGACGACCGTTCCGTACACCGTCGAGAAGGACGGCACCGCCGACGGCCCGCGGCGCACCCTCGACCTCGCCGCCACCGGCGAGGTGTGGGTCAAGCAGGGCGCGGACGGCCAGACGGACAAGGCGCCCGACGGCGCCTATCCGCCGCAGGACCCCGGCAAGGCGGTCATCCACTACCACCGGCCCGACGGGAACTACGACGGCTGGGGCCTGCACACCTGGACCGGCGCCGCCACCCCCACCGACTGGGCCAAGCCGCTCCAGCCGGTGAAGAAGGACGCCTTCGGGATCACCTTCGAGGTCCCGCTCGCCGCCGGAGCCACCTCCCTGTCCTACATCGTCCACAAGGGCGACGAGAAGGACATTCCCGCCGACCGGTCCCTCGACTTCGGCACCCACGGCAAGGAGGTCTTCCTCCTCACCGGCGACTCCGGCTACCTGCTGCCCACCACCGGCGCCGCACCCGCCCCCGACCTCACCAAGGCCGAGGCCCAGTGGATCGACGCGAACACCGTCGTGTGGAAGGTGAAGTCCGCACCCGGCACCAGCCAGCAGCTGGTGTACGCGCGGGACGGCGGCATCACCGCCCCCGGCGGCGCCCTGTCCGACGAGGGCCGCTGGCTGCGCCTGAACCCCGCCGCCCTCACCGACGCCCAGAAGGCGAAGTACCCGCACCTCAAGGAGTACCCCGCCTTCACCCTCGACCCGCGCGACCGCGACCGGGTGCGTGACGCCCTGCGCGGCCGGCTCGTCGCCACCCACCGCGCCCCGAACGGCGCCCTGCTCGCCGCCACCGGCGTCCAGATCCCGGGCGTCCTCGACGACCTGTACGGCACCAAGGCGCAGGCCAAGTCGCTCGGCCCCGTCTTCCGCAAGGGCACGCCCACCCTCTCCGTCTGGGCGCCCACCGCACAGGGCGTCGCCCTCGAACTCGACGGCCGGCGCGTGGCGATGAAGCGCGACGCGGCCACCGGCGTCTGGTCCGCCACCGGCTCCAAGAGCTGGCGGAACAAGCCGTACCGGTACGAGGTGAAGGTGTGGGCGCCCAGCGTCCAGAAGGTTGTCACCAACAAGGTCACCGACCCGTACTCCACCGCCCTGACCGCCGACTCCACCCACAGCCTGGTCACCGACCTCACCGACCCGGCACTCGCCCCGGCGGGCTGGAACACCCTCAGGAAGCCCGCCGCCACCCCGTTGCGCGACGCCCAGATCCAGGAGCTCCACGTCCGTGACTTCTCGGTCGCGGACCGCACCGCCAAGCACCCCGGCGGATACCTCGCCTTCACCGACACCGCGTCCGACGGCATGAAGCACCTGAGGAAGCTGGCCGGCAGCGGCACGTCCTACGTCCACCTACTGCCCGTCTTCGACATCGGCACGATCCCCGAGAAGAAGTCCGGCCAGGCCACCCCCGGCTGCGACCTGGCCTCCTACCCCCCTGACTCCGAGCAGCAGCAGGCGTGCGTCTCCAAGGCCGCCGCCAAGGACGCCTTCAACTGGGGCTACGACCCGCTGCACTACACCGTCCCCGAGGGCTCCTACGCCTCCGACCCGGACGGCACCCGCCGCACGGTCGAGTTCCGGCAGATGGTCCAGGGCCTCAACAAGGCCGGACTGCGCACCGTCATGGACGTCGTCTACAACCACACCGTCGCGAGCGGGCAGGCCGACAAGTCCGTCCTCGACAAGATCGTCCCCGGCTACTACCAGCGGCTCCTCGCCGACGGCACCGTCGCCACCTCCACCTGCTGCGCCAACACCGCGCCCGAGAACACCATGATGGGCAAGCTCGTCGTCGACTCGGTCGTCACCTGGGCCAAGGAGTACAAGGTCGACGGCTTCCGCTTCGACCTCATGGGCCACCACCCCAAGGCCAACATGCTCGCCGTGCGCGAGGCCCTCGACGGGCTCACCCTCGCCAAGGACGGCGTCGACGGCAAGAAGATCATCCTGTACGGGGAGGGCTGGAACTTCGGTGAGATCGCCGACGACGCCCGCTTCGTCCAGGCCACCCAGAAGAACATGGCCGGCACCGGCATCGCGACCTTCTCCGACCGGGCCCGCGACGCCGTGCGCGGCGGCGGCCCCTTCGACGCCGACCCCGGCGTCCAGGGCTTCGCCTCCGGCCTGTTCACCGACCCCAACACCTCCAAGGCCAACGGCACCCCCGCCGAGCAGAAGGCCCGCCTGCTGCACTACCAGGACCTGATCAAGGTCGGCCTGACCGGCAACCTCGCCTCCTACCGCTTCACCGACACCTCCGGGAAGAGCGTCAAGGGCTCCGAGGTCGACTACAACGGCGCCCCCGCCGGCTACGCCGCCGCACCCGGCGACGCCCTCGCCTACGCGGACGCCCACGACAACGAGACCCTGTATGACGCGCTCGCCTTCAAGCTCCCGGCGGCGACGTCCCCCGACGACCGGGCCAGGATGCAGGTCCTCGCCATGGCGACCGCAGCCCTCTCCCAGGGCCCGGCGCTCTCCCAGGCGGGCACCGACCTGCTGCGCTCCAAGTCGCTGGACCGCAACTCCTACGACAGCGGCGACTGGTTCAACGTCCTCAACTGGGACTGCCGGGCCGGCAACGGCTTCGGGCGCGGCCTGCCGCCTGCCGCCGACAACAAGGACAAGTGGTCCTTCGGCAAGCCGCTGCTGACGTCCCCGTCCCTGACGGTCGGCTGCCCGCAGATCACCGGCGCCTCCGCCGCCTACCGGGACCTGCTGAAGCTCCGTACGACGGAGAAGGCGTTCAGCCTGACCACGGCGGACGCCGTGCAGTCCGCGCTCTCCTTCCCCCTCTCGGGCGAGGACGAGACCCCCGGCGTGATCACCATGCGCCTGGGTGACCTGGTCGTCGTCTTCAACGCCACGCCCGAACGGCAGGCGCAGACCGTCCCCGCCCTCGCGGGCACCGGCCACACCCTGCACCCGGTCCAGGCGCACGGCTCCGACGCCACGGTGAAGACGTCGGCGTACGAGACGGCCACCGGCACCTTCACGGTCCCGGCCCGCACGGTGGCGGTGTTCACCCAGCGGTAG
- a CDS encoding 5-carboxymethyl-2-hydroxymuconate Delta-isomerase codes for MPQITVDYSASLDEDFDRRGFALALHPLVVETAGARLAACKTRTRRVEDTVVGDGTADDAMVHVDIDLLAGRAEEVRARLTEAVVALVPRFVAPAEGRVLHVSAEVHDLDPSYRAG; via the coding sequence ATGCCGCAGATCACCGTCGACTACTCCGCCTCCCTCGACGAGGACTTCGACCGCCGGGGCTTCGCGCTGGCCCTGCACCCCCTGGTCGTCGAGACGGCCGGCGCCCGGCTCGCCGCCTGCAAGACCCGCACCCGCCGCGTGGAGGACACCGTGGTCGGCGACGGCACGGCCGACGACGCCATGGTCCACGTCGACATCGACCTGCTCGCCGGGCGCGCCGAGGAGGTCAGGGCACGGCTGACGGAGGCCGTCGTCGCGCTCGTCCCGCGGTTCGTCGCCCCCGCCGAGGGCCGGGTGCTGCACGTGTCGGCCGAGGTGCACGACCTCGACCCCTCCTACCGGGCGGGCTGA
- a CDS encoding TetR/AcrR family transcriptional regulator, which produces MTTGARRRMGVEERRQQLIGVALELFSRRSPDDVSIDEIAAAAGISRPLVYHYFPGKQSLYEAALRRAADELAARFVEPRQGPLGARLLRVMRRFFDFVDEHGPGFSALMRGGPAVGPTTNAMIDEVRQAAYEQILAHLGVGDPPARLELVVRSWVSLAESTALLWLDGRRIPRAELELQLVHDFAALAAVSAAYDGEMASLLLHMLGDEPADGPFGDLVDRLGALLPKVPAGAAQPAR; this is translated from the coding sequence TTGATCGGGGTGGCGCTGGAGCTGTTCAGCCGCCGCTCCCCCGACGACGTGTCGATCGACGAGATCGCCGCCGCCGCCGGCATCTCCCGGCCGCTGGTCTACCACTACTTCCCCGGCAAGCAGAGCCTGTACGAGGCGGCGCTGCGGCGGGCGGCGGACGAGCTGGCCGCCCGGTTCGTGGAGCCGCGCCAAGGTCCGCTGGGGGCGCGGCTGCTGCGGGTGATGCGGCGGTTCTTCGACTTCGTGGACGAGCACGGGCCGGGGTTCTCGGCGCTGATGCGCGGCGGTCCGGCGGTCGGGCCCACGACGAACGCGATGATCGACGAGGTGCGGCAGGCGGCGTACGAGCAGATCCTGGCCCATCTCGGTGTCGGCGACCCGCCCGCGCGCCTGGAGCTGGTCGTCCGCTCCTGGGTGTCGCTCGCCGAGTCGACGGCGCTGCTGTGGCTGGACGGCCGCCGGATACCGCGCGCGGAGCTGGAGTTGCAGCTGGTGCACGACTTCGCCGCGCTGGCGGCGGTGAGTGCGGCGTACGACGGCGAGATGGCGTCGCTGCTGCTGCACATGCTGGGCGACGAGCCGGCCGACGGGCCGTTCGGCGACCTGGTCGACCGGCTCGGGGCGCTGTTGCCGAAGGTGCCGGCCGGGGCGGCTCAGCCCGCCCGGTAG